The Struthio camelus isolate bStrCam1 unplaced genomic scaffold, bStrCam1.hap1 HAP1_SCAFFOLD_48, whole genome shotgun sequence genome contains a region encoding:
- the LOC138065193 gene encoding olfactory receptor 6B1-like, whose product MRDLWRSVEKGEWENHTSPVDFLLLGMGNVSSLQAPLFLLSLIIYSVTMVANMLIVVLVVADRHLHTPMYFFLGNLSSLETCYSSTILPRLLASFLTGDSIISAHGCMAQFYFFVSFAVSECYLLAMMSYDRYLAICQPLLYPSLMTWKVSLQLAAASWLVGLLISTVVTSFLSHLRFCGPNVIDHFFCDFIPLLELACSDTRLVTLLASIISILDIVFPFLFTLASYVCIIAAILRIPSSVGRQKAFSTCSSHLAVVSVFYGTLIIVYLMPRTPQLRQLNKVFSFFYTVLTPLVNPLIYSLRNREVREALRKGLRRALANSKSSEYCCARVVKPPRVHT is encoded by the coding sequence ATGAGGGACCTGTGGCGCTCTGTGGAGAAAGGGGAATGGGAGAATCACACATCGCCAGTGgattttctcctgctgggaatggggaatgtctcctcgctccaggcaccactcttcctcctctcactcATCATCTACTCAGTAACGATGGTGGCGAACATGCTCattgttgtgctggtggtggcagaccggcacctgcacacccccatgtacttcttcctgggcaatctgtcctccttggagacctgctacagctccaccatcctgccccggctgctggccagcttcctgactggagacAGCATCATCTCTGCTCATGGCTGTATGGCTCAGttctatttctttgtttcctttgcagttaGTGAGTGTTACCTGCTGGCCATGATGTCCTACGATCGGTACTTGGCCATATGCCAGCCCCTGCTCTATCCAAGCCTCATGACCTGGAaggtctctctgcagctggcagcagcctcttggctagTGGGACTCCTTATCTCTACCGtagtcacttctttcttatcCCACTTAAGGTTTTGTGGCCCCAATGTTATTGACCACTTCTTCTGTGATTTCATCCCTTTGCTGGAGCTCGCCTGCAGTGACACCAGGCTGGTCACACTCCTAGCTTCCATAATATCTATCCTGGATATAGTCTTCCCCTTCCTGTTCACACTGGCCTCCTACGTGTGCATCATAGCTGCCATCCTGAGGATCCCATCTAGCGTGGGCAGGCAgaaggccttctccacctgctcctCTCACCTCGCCGTAGTCTCCGTTTTCTATGGCACCCTCATCATTGTCTACCTGATGCCCAGAACcccccagctgaggcagctcaacaaagtgttctcctttttctacacCGTCCTCACACCCCTGgtcaaccccctcatctacagcctgcgcaacagggaggtcagggaggccctgaggaaagggctcCGCAGAGCTTTGGCCAACTCCAAGAGCTCCGAGTATTGCTGTGCCAGGGTGGTAAAACCCCCTCGGGTGCATACGTGA